One stretch of Balneola sp. MJW-20 DNA includes these proteins:
- a CDS encoding ATP-binding protein, producing MKPEKERKLDEAFEGFIKRAFQEIPLDGVKDFVHEHIMGFGTTVGEEVFSADQFINYIEQQKEQGKDLEFRFQREPFYKRFLEEDDIALIAEHVHATVKTPDGNVVQLTFLMSNVLSWSGERWKVVHWHGSIPSDSENDVWHVNEWKAEKEKLEKLVAEQTAALKQKNRELEIESATERVRAQATGMQKSSDLLDIMVTMRKEFVDLGFEAHYFWHMRWLEDTYEKAMTSGDGSKIGMVMTLPRHIHGDIKQVADWEKSDEPTHVLAMDAETAVDYVDKMITLGDFERVDPQAPTLDDVRQIGGLTFVMARTTHGEIGYSLPGVVEEPPEEALQTLIRFAGAFDLAYRRFEDLKRAENQARKAQIEVSLERVRSRTSGMQRSEELGDVAVLIRKELRSLGFPELFESGYIEWKEEDGIQQGWMSDFEGRNMEPFQLPLNGDPVLNERYQGYKDQLSLLHQEVGGKKLADHIIFAMPSITSDNVRHQVDNYFSDPTHFYHSFFEDGALKVISQEKLTPEQEQLLVRFTKVFKQTFARFKDLKIAEKQAYESRVEASLERVRSMSAAMNHSDDLMQIAEFMFEEMEILQINPLRYGLAMIDNEEREAELWASTVNDGHYLDLLGRISLNWHPMLLKAFDAWDAQLEEMIYVLKGSERADYYERVTKINPNIPDVDQLTDPNSGIEQHCSFLPFKTGILYAFTSDEPSAEGLSILKRFANVFEQAYARFEDLQKTEKQARLIREERDRLEQTLKELHATQDQLIQQEKLASLGQLTAGIAHEIKNPLNFVNNFSDLSVELIDEVREEIESVQEIHDSPQMDEINAILDDIKANLQKINEHGTRADSIVKSMLQHSRGGAGSMEPTNVNNLVREYVNLAFHGMRAGKDPISLDIDLNLDESLTEVPMIAEDFSRVILNLCNNAFDALREKGKVKSETGEEFRPELSVSTSKSKTNIVIEISDNGPGIPEEIKDKILQPFFTTKKGTQGTGLGLSITNDIIKAHGGTLEIYANEPEGSRFSILIPEKATS from the coding sequence ATGAAGCCGGAAAAAGAGAGAAAATTAGACGAAGCTTTTGAGGGATTTATAAAAAGAGCCTTTCAGGAGATCCCTTTGGATGGGGTAAAAGATTTTGTTCATGAACATATTATGGGATTTGGAACAACTGTCGGAGAAGAGGTCTTCTCTGCTGATCAGTTTATTAACTACATAGAGCAACAGAAAGAACAGGGAAAGGATCTCGAATTCAGGTTTCAAAGAGAACCCTTCTATAAACGTTTTCTTGAAGAAGATGATATTGCCCTGATAGCCGAACATGTACACGCGACGGTTAAAACCCCGGACGGAAATGTTGTACAGTTAACCTTTTTGATGTCAAACGTATTATCCTGGTCTGGCGAACGGTGGAAAGTAGTTCACTGGCACGGGTCAATCCCCTCTGATTCCGAAAATGATGTCTGGCATGTAAACGAGTGGAAGGCAGAAAAAGAAAAGCTCGAAAAACTAGTTGCCGAACAGACTGCCGCCCTTAAGCAGAAAAACCGGGAACTGGAAATTGAAAGTGCTACTGAGCGTGTACGGGCTCAGGCGACCGGGATGCAAAAATCATCAGATCTGCTTGATATTATGGTAACCATGCGAAAGGAATTCGTAGATCTGGGCTTTGAAGCTCACTACTTCTGGCATATGCGCTGGCTGGAAGACACCTATGAAAAAGCCATGACCTCGGGAGACGGATCGAAGATCGGAATGGTTATGACCTTACCAAGACATATTCATGGCGATATTAAACAGGTAGCCGACTGGGAAAAAAGTGATGAGCCCACTCATGTTCTGGCTATGGACGCGGAAACCGCAGTTGATTATGTAGATAAGATGATCACCCTGGGTGACTTTGAACGAGTGGATCCACAAGCCCCTACCCTTGATGATGTCAGGCAGATCGGTGGACTTACTTTTGTGATGGCCCGTACCACGCACGGCGAAATTGGATACAGTTTGCCGGGTGTTGTTGAAGAACCACCTGAAGAAGCTTTGCAAACACTGATCCGCTTTGCCGGTGCATTTGACCTGGCCTATCGACGTTTTGAAGATCTTAAAAGAGCGGAAAATCAGGCCCGGAAAGCTCAAATCGAGGTCTCCCTGGAACGTGTCCGATCCAGAACTTCAGGAATGCAGAGAAGTGAGGAACTCGGTGATGTTGCAGTCCTTATACGTAAAGAGCTGCGATCCCTCGGATTTCCTGAACTTTTTGAATCAGGATACATCGAGTGGAAAGAGGAAGATGGTATTCAACAAGGCTGGATGTCTGATTTCGAAGGGCGGAACATGGAACCCTTCCAATTGCCCCTGAACGGAGATCCGGTACTGAATGAAAGATATCAGGGGTATAAAGATCAGCTTTCCCTGCTGCATCAGGAGGTGGGTGGTAAAAAACTGGCCGACCACATCATTTTTGCTATGCCCAGCATCACCTCAGATAACGTCCGGCATCAGGTCGATAATTATTTCAGTGATCCTACGCACTTCTATCATAGTTTTTTTGAAGACGGTGCTCTTAAAGTGATCAGTCAGGAAAAACTGACCCCCGAACAGGAACAACTGCTTGTACGTTTTACAAAAGTCTTCAAACAGACCTTTGCCCGCTTCAAGGATCTGAAAATAGCTGAAAAACAAGCTTATGAGTCCCGTGTTGAAGCCAGCCTGGAAAGGGTCCGTAGTATGTCTGCAGCCATGAATCATAGTGATGACCTGATGCAGATCGCAGAATTTATGTTTGAAGAGATGGAGATTCTGCAGATCAACCCTCTTCGATACGGTCTGGCTATGATCGATAATGAAGAAAGGGAAGCAGAACTTTGGGCATCAACCGTCAATGACGGACACTACCTGGATCTGTTAGGCAGGATATCACTCAACTGGCACCCTATGCTTCTGAAAGCTTTCGATGCCTGGGACGCGCAGCTTGAAGAGATGATTTATGTATTGAAAGGTTCGGAAAGGGCAGACTACTACGAGCGGGTAACCAAGATCAATCCCAATATCCCGGATGTTGACCAGCTTACCGACCCAAACTCCGGCATTGAACAGCACTGTAGTTTCCTCCCTTTTAAAACCGGGATCTTATATGCTTTTACCAGTGATGAACCCAGTGCCGAGGGGCTCTCGATACTTAAGAGGTTTGCCAATGTATTCGAACAGGCATATGCCCGTTTTGAGGATCTTCAGAAAACGGAAAAACAAGCCAGACTGATCCGTGAAGAACGAGACCGGCTGGAACAAACCCTGAAAGAACTTCATGCAACTCAGGATCAGCTCATCCAACAGGAAAAGCTCGCATCCCTCGGACAGCTAACGGCCGGCATTGCTCATGAGATCAAAAACCCACTCAATTTCGTTAACAACTTCTCCGACCTGAGTGTGGAACTGATAGATGAGGTCAGGGAAGAAATAGAATCTGTACAGGAGATTCATGACTCTCCCCAGATGGATGAGATCAATGCTATCCTGGATGACATTAAGGCCAACCTTCAGAAGATCAATGAACACGGCACCAGGGCCGATTCCATTGTTAAATCCATGCTTCAGCACAGTCGTGGCGGGGCCGGGTCTATGGAACCCACAAATGTAAATAACCTGGTCAGGGAATATGTAAATCTTGCTTTTCATGGTATGCGTGCCGGAAAGGATCCAATCAGTCTGGATATAGACCTGAATTTAGATGAGAGTTTAACAGAAGTTCCGATGATAGCGGAGGATTTCAGCCGGGTGATACTGAATCTGTGCAATAATGCTTTTGATGCCTTGAGAGAGAAGGGAAAAGTAAAAAGTGAAACGGGGGAAGAATTTCGGCCTGAACTCAGTGTATCAACAAGTAAATCCAAGACCAATATAGTGATCGAGATCAGCGATAACGGCCCCGGGATTCCGGAAGAGATCAAAGACAAGATCCTGCAACCTTTCTTTACTACCAAGAAAGGGACTCAAGGCACAGGACTGGGTTTGAGTATTACCAATGATATTATCAAAGCACATGGGGGAACTTTAGAGATCTATGCCAATGAGCCGGAAGGATCCCGTTTTTCAATATTGATCCCAGAGAAAGCCACTTCATGA
- a CDS encoding GAF domain-containing protein, producing MSKKDPTDHEPVDIKALLKQREAELSVINSLQHGLASRREMQEIYDEVGDRIQELFDAQIVGINTFDHKEGLEHFRYAYEEGEVIQLDPLPIDTLRRTIIESAETIWIKNNLPGRWKEITGEAAKAVPGTKMAKTAVYVPMIVQKKVIGYVTLQNVDRENAYSESDVSFLETLANSMSIALENAKLFSESDQRNAELALLSSVQQGLAGEMSLQDIYGMVGDRLQDMFDAQIVGINTFDLEADLEYFNYAYEEGEVIELDPLPIDTLRRKIIDTAEMIWIQEDLPGKWEELTGEPAKAVPGTKMAKTAIYMPLLVNNNVIGYITLQNVDRENAYTESDVRLLKTLTNSMSIALQNAKLFNETEQRNAELAVINSVQEGLVAEMDMQGIYDLVGDKIRDIFDAQVVGITTFDMELKLEYFQYLYEDGKRIYPAPRPLDKVRQKLIDTRQLLLINENLIEEVGKITGSEVKAVPGTELPKSLLMVPMILGDDVKGYLDLQNLDREQAFSESDVRLLTTLTNSLSVALNNARLFNETEQRNAELAVINSVQQGLVAEMDMQGIYDLVGDRIRDLFDSQVTMIATFDHDSDLETFRYVFEDGERIFPSPRPIDGFRKYMISNRDLIDIEENASEEISRIMGIKPQSIPGTEFPKSIVFLPLVIGDNVKGYVSLQNLDKEFAFSESDIRLLKTLASSMSVALENARLFSETEQRNAELAVINSVQQGLVAEMDMEGIYNLVGDRIRDLFDAQVAAIATFDHDNKTETFHYLYENGERMEPAPRPYDQIRQKLIDTQKLIDIEEKTAEFYSEITGKPPEAVPGTGFPLSMVFVPLVISDSVKGYVTLQNLDKEFAFTESDVRLLKTLANSMSVALENARLFNETEQRNAELAVINSVQQGLVAEMDIQGIYVLVGDKIRDIFDAQIVGINTFDSNYEYEYFNYAFEDGEVIELPPRPLDAMRKKIVETADTIWIKDDLPGNWEKITGEVTAPVPGTRDAKTVIYVPMIINDRVRGYITLQHLDRENVYTDSDVRLLKTLVNSMSIALNNARLFSETEQRNAELAVINSVQQGLVAEMDMQGIYDLVGNKIQEMFDAQIVGINTIDLDQGIEHFKYAYEDGEVIQLDPRPLDAMRNAIIESKDLIWIKDNLPREWKKLTGEEINAVPGTKPPKTVVFVPMIVNDSVRGYVTLQHVDKENVYTDSDVRLLKTLVNSMSVALENARLFNETEQRNAELAVINSVQQGLVAEMDMKGIYDLVGNRIQELFDAQVVGINTVDLEQNMEYFHYAYEDGEVIQIDPQPLDKIRRMMVDQKKLIHINDNLADRVEEISGERPKAVPGTEFPKSVVFVPMTVGDTVRGYVTLQNLDHEYAFSESDVRLLNTLVNSMTVALENARLFNETSRLLAETEQRNAELAVINSVQEGLVREMDMENIYSLVGDRICKVLNTQALLIRTFDHKKGLETWEYAIENDQRLYSEPRPFIWANRYLIKNKKSILINENYLETAKKYGDKESGVSKGLPPKSAIFVPMMLGDEVIGSVSLQNVERENAFTKSDVRLLKTLTNSMSVAIENARLFNETEQRASEMQTVNSISKALVSQLEFDSLVQLIGDQMKDTFKADIVYLAYHERKTNMLHFPYMYGEKAESRPFGNGITEKIITNKEPLLVNHGLDQASKKLKAELIGQDVQSYLGVPILAGKKAIGVISVQSTEDENRFDDNDLRLLSTIAANVGVAIQNAEAYQNLQSALNELRSAQEQLVQQEKLASLGQLTAGIAHEIKNPLNFVNNFSDLSIELVNEIKEELENITPDNTDDIIDEVNHILADVEMNLKKIHEHGTRADGIVKSMLQHSRGGSGKTEPNDLNQIVKEYVNLAFHGMRASKNPINVDIDLNLGKDIGQYPLIVEDFSRVILNLCNNAFDAMREKLNKANGTPYKPKLRVSTFKKDACVCIEIEDNGPGIPEKIKAQVLQPFFTTKKGTEGTGLGLSITNDIVKAHGGTLNLESTHGEKTTFTIQLSR from the coding sequence ATGAGTAAAAAAGATCCTACCGATCATGAACCGGTTGATATTAAAGCCCTCCTGAAACAGCGGGAGGCAGAACTTAGTGTTATCAACAGTCTTCAGCATGGCCTTGCTTCCCGAAGAGAAATGCAGGAGATCTATGACGAGGTCGGAGATCGTATACAGGAGTTATTTGATGCTCAGATCGTAGGGATCAATACTTTTGATCATAAAGAAGGGCTGGAACATTTCAGATATGCCTATGAAGAAGGGGAAGTTATTCAGCTTGACCCTCTGCCAATCGACACTCTCAGAAGAACGATCATAGAAAGCGCAGAGACCATCTGGATCAAAAATAATCTCCCTGGTCGATGGAAAGAGATAACCGGAGAGGCAGCCAAAGCTGTTCCTGGTACAAAAATGGCTAAAACTGCTGTATATGTTCCGATGATCGTGCAGAAGAAGGTTATCGGTTATGTCACTCTTCAGAATGTTGACAGAGAAAACGCTTACTCCGAGTCTGATGTCAGCTTCCTGGAAACGCTGGCTAACTCAATGAGCATCGCGCTTGAAAATGCCAAACTCTTCAGTGAATCCGATCAGCGAAATGCAGAACTCGCTCTCCTCAGTAGTGTACAGCAGGGTTTAGCCGGTGAGATGAGCCTTCAGGACATCTATGGCATGGTCGGAGACCGGCTTCAGGATATGTTTGATGCACAGATCGTAGGTATTAATACCTTTGATCTGGAAGCCGATCTCGAATATTTCAACTATGCCTATGAAGAAGGAGAAGTGATCGAACTGGATCCTCTCCCTATCGATACTCTGCGGCGGAAGATCATCGACACTGCCGAAATGATCTGGATTCAGGAAGATCTTCCTGGTAAATGGGAAGAACTCACCGGAGAGCCGGCAAAAGCTGTTCCCGGCACTAAAATGGCAAAAACTGCCATTTACATGCCGCTACTAGTTAATAATAACGTGATAGGATATATCACTCTTCAAAATGTAGACCGGGAAAACGCGTATACGGAATCCGATGTTCGATTGCTTAAAACGCTGACCAACTCAATGAGTATCGCTCTGCAGAATGCTAAACTGTTCAATGAGACTGAACAGCGAAATGCTGAATTAGCAGTGATTAACTCAGTACAGGAAGGGCTGGTTGCTGAGATGGATATGCAGGGCATCTATGACCTGGTCGGCGATAAGATCCGTGATATTTTTGATGCACAGGTGGTTGGGATCACTACCTTTGATATGGAATTGAAGCTGGAATACTTTCAATATCTCTATGAAGACGGAAAGCGGATTTACCCTGCACCCCGCCCTCTCGACAAGGTCCGCCAGAAACTGATCGATACCCGTCAGCTCCTGTTGATCAATGAAAACCTCATTGAAGAAGTCGGAAAGATCACCGGATCAGAGGTTAAAGCCGTTCCGGGTACCGAACTGCCCAAATCTTTGCTCATGGTGCCCATGATCCTTGGTGACGATGTAAAGGGCTATCTTGATCTGCAGAACCTGGACAGGGAACAAGCCTTCTCTGAATCTGATGTTCGGTTGCTAACCACTCTTACCAACAGTTTAAGTGTTGCATTGAATAATGCCCGCCTTTTTAACGAGACGGAGCAGCGAAATGCTGAATTAGCGGTGATCAACTCGGTACAGCAGGGACTGGTGGCCGAGATGGATATGCAGGGTATTTATGATCTTGTAGGAGACCGGATACGGGACCTCTTTGATTCACAGGTGACCATGATCGCTACCTTCGATCATGATTCTGACCTTGAAACCTTTCGTTATGTTTTTGAAGACGGGGAAAGGATCTTCCCGTCTCCCCGACCCATTGACGGCTTCCGTAAATATATGATCAGTAACCGAGACCTGATCGACATTGAAGAAAATGCCAGTGAGGAGATCTCCAGGATCATGGGTATAAAGCCTCAATCGATTCCGGGAACCGAATTCCCAAAATCGATCGTCTTCCTTCCGTTGGTGATCGGTGATAATGTAAAGGGCTATGTGAGTCTTCAGAACCTGGATAAAGAATTTGCCTTCTCTGAGTCTGATATCCGTCTCCTAAAGACGCTTGCTAGTTCTATGAGTGTTGCTCTTGAAAATGCCCGCTTATTTAGTGAGACGGAGCAACGGAATGCTGAACTGGCGGTGATCAACTCTGTGCAACAGGGACTGGTAGCTGAAATGGATATGGAAGGCATCTATAACCTCGTAGGGGACCGGATCCGGGACTTGTTTGATGCACAGGTTGCAGCAATTGCCACATTCGATCACGACAATAAAACAGAGACCTTTCACTATCTCTATGAGAACGGTGAACGAATGGAACCTGCCCCCCGTCCATACGATCAGATTCGACAAAAGCTTATTGATACACAGAAACTGATCGATATTGAGGAAAAGACCGCTGAATTTTATAGTGAAATAACAGGCAAACCACCTGAAGCCGTCCCTGGAACCGGGTTTCCTCTTTCTATGGTATTTGTCCCTTTGGTAATCAGTGATTCAGTAAAAGGTTATGTGACCCTTCAGAATCTGGATAAGGAATTTGCCTTTACTGAATCAGACGTACGATTACTGAAAACCCTTGCAAACAGTATGAGCGTGGCGCTGGAGAATGCCAGATTATTCAATGAAACCGAACAGCGAAATGCTGAACTGGCCGTGATCAACTCCGTACAGCAGGGACTCGTGGCTGAGATGGATATTCAGGGTATTTACGTCCTGGTGGGTGATAAGATCCGGGATATATTCGATGCCCAGATCGTAGGGATCAACACTTTTGACAGTAATTATGAGTATGAGTATTTCAACTATGCTTTTGAAGACGGTGAGGTAATTGAACTTCCTCCCCGCCCCCTGGATGCCATGAGAAAAAAGATCGTTGAGACGGCTGATACCATCTGGATCAAAGATGACTTGCCGGGAAACTGGGAAAAAATCACCGGTGAAGTCACTGCACCTGTCCCCGGAACACGTGATGCCAAAACCGTCATTTATGTTCCGATGATAATAAATGACCGGGTGAGAGGATATATAACCCTTCAGCATCTTGACAGAGAAAATGTTTATACAGACTCTGATGTAAGACTGCTGAAAACACTGGTTAATAGTATGAGTATCGCTCTTAACAATGCGAGACTCTTCAGTGAGACCGAACAGCGCAATGCCGAGCTGGCCGTTATTAACTCTGTACAGCAGGGACTGGTGGCCGAAATGGATATGCAGGGCATCTATGATCTGGTTGGTAATAAAATTCAGGAAATGTTTGATGCCCAGATCGTAGGGATCAACACCATTGACCTGGACCAGGGAATCGAGCATTTCAAATATGCTTATGAAGACGGTGAAGTTATTCAGCTGGATCCCCGTCCTCTTGATGCTATGAGAAATGCGATCATTGAGAGTAAAGACCTGATCTGGATCAAAGACAATCTGCCCCGGGAATGGAAAAAACTCACCGGTGAAGAGATCAATGCGGTACCCGGAACCAAGCCTCCTAAAACCGTAGTCTTTGTCCCGATGATCGTTAATGATTCGGTTCGGGGTTATGTAACTCTGCAGCATGTGGATAAAGAAAATGTCTATACCGATTCAGACGTCCGGCTTCTGAAAACGCTGGTCAACAGTATGAGTGTGGCGCTGGAGAATGCCAGATTATTCAATGAGACCGAACAGCGAAATGCTGAACTGGCGGTGATCAACTCCGTGCAGCAGGGACTCGTGGCCGAAATGGACATGAAAGGCATCTATGACCTTGTTGGAAACCGGATCCAGGAGTTATTTGATGCCCAGGTAGTAGGAATCAATACCGTGGATCTTGAACAGAATATGGAATACTTCCACTATGCCTATGAGGATGGAGAAGTGATACAGATCGATCCGCAGCCTCTGGATAAGATACGCAGGATGATGGTCGATCAGAAAAAGCTCATCCATATCAATGATAATCTGGCTGACCGGGTAGAAGAGATCTCCGGCGAACGTCCAAAAGCGGTCCCGGGAACCGAGTTCCCAAAATCTGTGGTATTTGTTCCCATGACGGTTGGAGATACGGTCCGGGGCTATGTTACCCTTCAGAACCTCGACCATGAATATGCCTTCAGTGAATCCGATGTACGGCTTCTGAATACGCTGGTTAACAGTATGACCGTAGCCCTGGAAAATGCCCGTCTCTTTAATGAAACCAGCCGCCTTCTGGCTGAAACGGAACAGCGAAATGCTGAACTGGCCGTGATCAATAGTGTTCAGGAAGGACTGGTGCGCGAAATGGATATGGAAAATATCTATAGTCTGGTAGGCGACCGAATTTGTAAAGTACTGAACACCCAGGCATTGCTAATACGCACATTTGACCATAAAAAAGGCTTAGAAACCTGGGAATATGCAATAGAAAATGATCAGAGATTATATAGTGAACCCAGACCCTTTATATGGGCAAACCGCTATCTCATCAAAAATAAAAAATCAATTCTCATCAATGAGAATTACTTAGAAACCGCAAAAAAATACGGAGATAAAGAAAGCGGTGTCAGTAAAGGGCTCCCCCCAAAGTCTGCTATCTTCGTACCGATGATGCTTGGTGATGAAGTGATCGGATCGGTTAGCCTGCAGAATGTAGAACGTGAAAATGCTTTTACGAAATCTGATGTGAGACTGCTTAAGACCCTCACTAACTCCATGAGTGTGGCTATCGAAAATGCCAGACTGTTCAATGAGACCGAACAGCGGGCCAGTGAAATGCAGACGGTTAACAGCATTTCCAAGGCCCTGGTCTCTCAGCTTGAGTTCGATTCTCTGGTTCAGCTGATCGGTGATCAGATGAAGGACACCTTCAAAGCGGACATTGTATACCTGGCCTACCATGAAAGGAAGACCAATATGCTTCACTTTCCTTATATGTACGGAGAAAAAGCAGAATCCCGTCCTTTTGGTAACGGAATTACCGAGAAGATCATCACCAATAAAGAGCCTCTGTTAGTCAATCACGGACTGGATCAGGCTTCTAAGAAACTGAAGGCTGAATTGATCGGGCAGGATGTACAGTCTTATCTGGGAGTTCCTATACTGGCCGGAAAAAAAGCTATTGGTGTGATCAGTGTGCAAAGTACTGAGGATGAAAATCGTTTTGACGACAATGATCTTCGCCTTCTCTCTACTATTGCCGCAAATGTGGGCGTAGCTATTCAGAATGCCGAAGCTTATCAAAACCTTCAGTCGGCACTGAACGAACTGAGATCTGCCCAGGAACAGCTGGTACAGCAGGAGAAGCTCGCGTCCCTGGGACAACTGACTGCAGGTATCGCACATGAAATCAAAAACCCGCTGAACTTTGTGAACAACTTTTCAGACCTGAGTATTGAACTGGTAAATGAGATCAAAGAAGAACTGGAAAACATCACCCCGGATAATACAGATGACATAATTGATGAAGTGAATCATATTCTTGCTGATGTTGAAATGAACCTGAAAAAGATCCATGAACACGGTACCCGAGCCGATGGGATCGTAAAATCGATGCTTCAGCATTCACGGGGCGGCAGCGGTAAGACTGAACCGAATGATCTGAATCAGATCGTCAAGGAATATGTGAACCTGGCTTTTCATGGCATGCGGGCAAGTAAGAATCCTATTAATGTGGATATAGACCTGAATCTTGGTAAGGACATAGGTCAGTATCCTCTGATCGTGGAAGACTTTTCCAGAGTGATCCTTAATCTCTGCAATAATGCTTTTGACGCAATGCGCGAAAAGCTAAATAAAGCAAACGGGACCCCTTATAAACCAAAGCTAAGAGTGAGCACCTTCAAAAAAGATGCTTGTGTATGCATAGAAATTGAAGATAACGGTCCCGGTATCCCAGAAAAGATAAAAGCCCAGGTACTGCAGCCCTTCTTTACTACAAAGAAAGGGACCGAAGGAACCGGACTGGGACTGTCTATAACTAATGACATCGTTAAAGCACACGGGGGTACATTGAACCTGGAATCTACTCACGGAGAAAAAACCACCTTTACCATACAACTTTCCAGATAG